The Halostagnicola larsenii XH-48 region ATTTTACGTCCCGTCGAACGCGTTCGCGCTGCACGAAACCCTAAATTCGGTGTCGGACACGGTAATCGAGATCGAGCGGGTGGTTGCAACCGACGAAATTCTCACTCCGTACTTCTGGATCTCGGGGAGCCATCCAGCCACGTTCGAAGGCGCCGTCGCGGACGATCCATCGATCCGAAACTTAGAGCAACTCGACGAGTTTCAGGACACGGCGCTGTATCGAGCGGAGTGGACCAGTCACATCGAATCGATCGTCTACATCTACACCAAGATCAAAGCGGTCGTCCTCGAGGCGACGGGAACGAACGAACGCTGGGAACTGCGCATTCGGTTCGACGACCGCGACCAACTGGACGCGTTCCAGGAGTACTGCCACGAGAACAATATTGCGTTCAACCTACAACAACTGTACGACCTGTCCCAACCGAAAACGGGCGGACAGTACGGGTTGACGTCGAAACAGCAGACGGCGCTGGTACAAGCGTGGGAAGCGGGATACTTCGACACGCCTCGAGAGGCGTCGCTCGAGGACGTTGCCGAGAAACTCGACA contains the following coding sequences:
- a CDS encoding helix-turn-helix domain-containing protein, which encodes MSVFGEFYVPSNAFALHETLNSVSDTVIEIERVVATDEILTPYFWISGSHPATFEGAVADDPSIRNLEQLDEFQDTALYRAEWTSHIESIVYIYTKIKAVVLEATGTNERWELRIRFDDRDQLDAFQEYCHENNIAFNLQQLYDLSQPKTGGQYGLTSKQQTALVQAWEAGYFDTPREASLEDVAEKLDITQQSLSKRLHRAHKSLIENTLKVSSSETNPRI